One window of the Spirochaetia bacterium 38H-sp genome contains the following:
- the glgP gene encoding alpha-glucan family phosphorylase, translating into MTDKMPSVAYFCMEYGLDTSFKIYAGGLGILAGDYLKGAKDTGYPIVGIGIKWKQGYTDQLIDEEGRPFDSYKNYHYDFLKDTGVTVKVKIRQRDVYCKVWLVDEFGNAPLYLLDTDIPQNEDRWICGQLYGWFGEERIAQEMVLGIAGVRALRSLGIKTDVYHFNEGHAVFAAFELIREKMQEGLSFEEAVRKTREEVVFTTHTPIKEGNESHYIDRLMYMGANNGLTVEQLVKLGGAPFNMTVAALRLSRISNAVAQLHCETSNKMWQDIKDRSEIIGITNAIHLPTWVDSRMLDAAEGKGDLWETHMDNKRKLIEFVKERTSIELDENALLIGFSRRAAPYKRSDLIFTDTNIIEPLLKERKIQIVFSGKAHPLDDTGKKIVENIVKIGKKYPQSVVFLENYDMTIGKMLTRGSDIWLNNPRRPKEASGTSGMKAAMNGVLNLSTLDGWWPEACRHGENGWQFGDGFVSPNEAEHDAHDVKALYKVLLEEVLPTYYDNRKKWKEMMKNSITSTRKYFAVERMLQEYYEKMYIK; encoded by the coding sequence ATGACAGATAAGATGCCCAGTGTGGCCTATTTTTGTATGGAATACGGATTGGACACATCCTTTAAAATCTATGCTGGAGGATTGGGAATCCTTGCTGGAGATTACCTTAAAGGGGCAAAAGATACCGGTTATCCCATAGTAGGTATAGGAATAAAGTGGAAGCAGGGATACACTGACCAGCTTATAGACGAGGAAGGAAGACCTTTCGACTCGTATAAAAATTATCACTACGATTTTCTAAAAGATACAGGAGTAACGGTAAAAGTAAAGATAAGACAGAGGGACGTATACTGCAAAGTTTGGCTTGTTGATGAGTTTGGCAACGCTCCTCTATATCTTCTGGATACGGACATCCCGCAGAACGAGGATCGCTGGATATGCGGACAGCTTTATGGCTGGTTTGGAGAAGAGCGCATAGCACAGGAAATGGTACTAGGAATAGCAGGCGTGAGAGCACTCAGATCGCTTGGCATAAAAACGGATGTCTATCACTTTAACGAAGGGCATGCTGTCTTTGCCGCATTTGAGCTGATACGAGAAAAAATGCAGGAAGGACTTTCCTTTGAAGAAGCCGTAAGAAAAACACGGGAAGAAGTGGTTTTCACTACGCATACACCCATAAAGGAAGGCAACGAATCCCATTACATAGACAGACTAATGTATATGGGAGCTAACAACGGACTTACCGTAGAGCAGCTTGTAAAACTTGGTGGAGCCCCCTTTAATATGACAGTAGCCGCACTAAGATTATCAAGAATTTCCAATGCAGTAGCACAACTGCACTGTGAAACCTCCAACAAAATGTGGCAAGACATAAAAGACCGCTCAGAAATAATAGGCATAACCAACGCAATACACCTGCCCACCTGGGTTGACAGCAGAATGCTGGATGCAGCGGAAGGTAAAGGCGATCTGTGGGAAACCCACATGGACAACAAAAGAAAACTCATAGAATTTGTAAAAGAAAGAACAAGCATAGAACTTGACGAGAACGCCCTCCTCATAGGCTTTTCAAGAAGAGCTGCACCCTACAAAAGAAGCGATCTCATCTTTACAGACACAAACATAATAGAACCACTGCTAAAAGAAAGAAAAATTCAGATAGTATTCTCAGGAAAAGCACACCCTCTTGATGACACAGGCAAAAAAATAGTAGAAAATATAGTAAAAATAGGTAAAAAATATCCGCAATCTGTAGTTTTCCTGGAAAACTACGACATGACAATCGGAAAAATGCTCACTCGCGGCTCTGACATCTGGCTCAATAACCCCCGCAGACCCAAAGAAGCCAGCGGAACATCCGGCATGAAAGCAGCGATGAACGGCGTACTCAACCTCAGCACACTTGATGGCTGGTGGCCGGAAGCATGCCGCCACGGAGAAAACGGCTGGCAATTTGGTGACGGCTTTGTAAGCCCCAACGAAGCAGAACACGATGCACATGACGTAAAAGCACTCTATAAAGTCCTCCTGGAAGAAGTCCTGCCAACATACTATGATAACAGGAAAAAATGGAAGGAAATGATGAAAAACAGCATAACAAGCACCAGGAAATACTTTGCAGTAGAAAGAATGCTGCAGGAATACTATGAAAAAATGTATATAAAATAA
- a CDS encoding methyl-accepting chemotaxis protein codes for MTLRSRLRFIVFLTAVILFVGLLGIMVQNYVSYILGDFMDKAWDFVVSSQKLVSASKDMIAYDTTRRATEQLEDVFDKWKLAVSELDTDLKELYSHKGVAFLSKDLKEEIKSLEKLWTLNNANFNKTETFISDLLENIDLPDNQRRGLLQIKLNIRESYDKATIASFYINEAMGSLYSTINISEEFLSSKVLSLIEKLKTSVRKTEQIIQFLVIVLVLMTIVFSSFLVFRVNRTLTDRISSLSRIIGEIKEKKLTRGTIEKLQTMSRMAKDELGEIGEHNAIAFDMLRNFLLNVKKASMQVDVLKESLASGVRESSASSNQITKNMDVFKQVLKTLDASIEQTSAAITQIVTGTEEIERDISIQAENIEESSEAIEEINSSIRRASNLAEKERENLSEIMELLKSSGEKINNTNYIVNNISREISNVKEIIDIIDAVAEQTNLLSMNAAIESAHAGDAGRGFAVVAEEIRKLAESTEEHATKINQSLRNMLEQISTASEVSSDSAESFEHIQKSMEKFYISLEEITKLMTTLSQNSNSILENIQNINVITTRVKEESVEISNKTADIHNVSEKTKELALNVNKNIIEIENGIKEISNALTDIDRLAQESKNRMDVLRDTVEAFSLEESESE; via the coding sequence ATGACACTCCGTTCCAGGTTGCGGTTTATTGTGTTTCTGACAGCAGTAATTTTGTTTGTAGGTCTTTTGGGGATAATGGTACAAAACTATGTATCTTATATACTCGGCGATTTTATGGATAAAGCATGGGATTTTGTTGTCTCTTCCCAAAAACTGGTATCCGCAAGCAAGGATATGATTGCTTATGATACAACAAGAAGAGCTACAGAACAACTGGAAGATGTCTTTGATAAGTGGAAGCTTGCTGTATCAGAACTTGACACCGACTTAAAGGAACTCTATTCTCACAAAGGTGTTGCCTTTCTATCAAAAGATTTAAAAGAAGAAATAAAAAGTCTGGAAAAATTATGGACACTAAATAATGCTAATTTTAATAAAACAGAGACTTTTATATCGGATTTGCTAGAAAACATAGATCTGCCGGACAACCAAAGAAGAGGACTTCTCCAGATAAAACTCAATATACGAGAAAGTTATGATAAAGCAACAATAGCTTCTTTCTATATAAATGAGGCCATGGGTTCTCTGTACAGCACTATTAACATATCGGAGGAGTTTCTTTCTTCAAAGGTTTTGTCATTGATAGAAAAGCTTAAGACCAGTGTAAGAAAAACAGAGCAGATTATTCAGTTTCTTGTAATCGTGCTTGTTCTTATGACAATTGTGTTCTCCTCCTTTCTCGTTTTTAGAGTAAACAGAACATTGACCGACAGAATAAGCTCTTTAAGCAGGATAATAGGCGAGATTAAAGAGAAAAAACTCACGAGAGGTACAATAGAAAAGTTACAGACTATGTCCAGGATGGCAAAGGATGAGCTGGGAGAAATTGGAGAGCATAATGCCATCGCATTTGATATGTTGCGCAATTTTCTGCTCAACGTAAAAAAGGCTTCTATGCAGGTGGATGTTCTCAAAGAGTCTCTCGCTTCGGGTGTAAGAGAGTCCTCTGCATCCAGTAATCAGATTACAAAGAATATGGATGTATTCAAACAGGTGCTGAAAACCCTTGATGCTTCCATAGAACAAACTTCTGCAGCTATTACACAGATTGTAACAGGGACAGAAGAGATAGAAAGAGATATATCTATACAGGCAGAAAATATAGAAGAAAGCTCTGAGGCAATAGAAGAGATAAACTCCTCCATAAGGCGTGCAAGCAACCTTGCAGAAAAAGAGAGAGAAAATCTGAGTGAAATAATGGAGCTGCTAAAAAGCAGTGGAGAAAAGATAAATAATACAAACTATATAGTAAATAATATTTCCAGAGAGATTTCAAATGTAAAGGAGATAATAGACATAATAGATGCCGTTGCCGAGCAAACTAATCTTCTTTCTATGAATGCCGCAATAGAGAGTGCTCATGCTGGCGATGCCGGCCGGGGGTTTGCTGTTGTTGCGGAGGAAATACGTAAGCTGGCAGAATCTACAGAGGAGCACGCAACAAAGATAAATCAATCTTTGAGAAATATGCTTGAGCAGATAAGTACAGCAAGCGAAGTCAGCTCCGACAGTGCAGAATCTTTTGAACATATTCAGAAATCAATGGAAAAATTTTATATTTCTTTGGAAGAGATCACCAAACTGATGACAACCCTATCCCAAAATAGCAATAGTATTCTTGAGAATATTCAGAATATCAATGTTATTACAACACGGGTAAAAGAGGAGTCTGTAGAGATTTCTAATAAGACTGCTGATATACACAATGTATCCGAGAAAACAAAGGAGCTTGCTCTCAATGTCAACAAGAATATCATAGAGATTGAAAATGGCATAAAAGAGATATCCAATGCTCTTACGGATATAGACAGGCTTGCACAGGAGAGTAAAAACAGGATGGATGTTCTAAGGGATACCGTAGAGGCCTTTTCTCTTGAAGAGTCGGAATCAGAATAA
- a CDS encoding alpha-amylase family glycosyl hydrolase gives MRYLFYLCLLALLILLPGCTQMLSVDGKPNSNLAAYHGDLDAVLLQGFHWTSHNSTMHWWDIISQNSSVIADAGFSAVWFPPPSDAASDEGYLPRQWYNLNSKYGTKEELKNAITALHNRGVKAIADIVINHRVGTYNWADFSNPAFDNNSKAVTRDDEWSQGTGDYDTGDGYAAARDLDHTYYDVQNKIKNWLLWLKNDIGFDGWRYDYVKGYSPYYTGLYNIYTSPYLSVGELWPDITGDYYASGNNVNYHRQKLMDWIDGTGGNSMVFDFTTKWQLQLAVDRSEYWRLRDKEGKAIGAIGWWPTMSVTFIDNHDTGPSPGGGQNHWPFPSDKVEEGYAYILTHPGTPCVYWPHFFDWSPDLRNKIKTLISIRRETGITSSASLNIIAADNNKYVAEVNGRLIIKIGPDTTYSPPTNWAIWTK, from the coding sequence ATGAGATATTTATTCTATTTATGCTTATTGGCTTTGCTTATTTTACTTCCCGGCTGTACCCAGATGCTTTCCGTAGATGGGAAACCAAATAGCAATCTGGCAGCATATCATGGCGACCTAGATGCCGTACTGCTTCAAGGATTCCATTGGACATCACATAATAGCACTATGCATTGGTGGGATATTATATCACAAAACTCATCTGTTATTGCAGATGCAGGGTTTTCTGCAGTATGGTTTCCTCCACCATCTGATGCAGCCTCGGACGAGGGTTATCTGCCAAGACAGTGGTATAATCTAAACTCAAAGTACGGTACAAAGGAGGAACTTAAAAACGCAATCACAGCTCTGCACAATAGAGGCGTTAAAGCAATCGCAGATATCGTCATCAACCATCGTGTAGGAACTTACAACTGGGCGGACTTTTCTAACCCAGCCTTTGACAACAATTCTAAGGCTGTCACACGGGACGATGAATGGAGCCAAGGCACAGGGGACTATGATACCGGAGACGGCTACGCTGCAGCTAGAGACTTGGACCATACCTATTATGACGTCCAAAACAAAATAAAAAATTGGCTTCTCTGGTTAAAAAATGATATTGGCTTTGACGGATGGAGATATGATTATGTAAAAGGATATTCTCCTTATTATACAGGGCTTTACAACATATACACTTCCCCATATCTTTCCGTAGGAGAATTGTGGCCTGATATAACGGGTGATTATTATGCATCCGGAAACAACGTAAACTACCACAGACAAAAGCTTATGGATTGGATAGACGGCACAGGTGGAAACTCCATGGTATTTGACTTTACTACCAAGTGGCAGCTTCAGCTTGCTGTTGACAGGTCTGAGTATTGGAGACTGAGAGATAAGGAAGGAAAGGCTATAGGAGCCATTGGCTGGTGGCCGACAATGTCCGTAACATTTATAGATAATCATGATACAGGCCCTTCTCCAGGAGGTGGTCAAAACCATTGGCCTTTCCCCTCCGACAAGGTTGAGGAAGGCTATGCATATATCCTTACCCATCCCGGCACTCCCTGCGTTTATTGGCCTCATTTTTTTGACTGGAGTCCAGATCTGAGAAACAAGATAAAAACGCTTATAAGCATAAGAAGAGAAACAGGAATAACCTCATCCGCCAGTCTTAATATTATTGCTGCAGATAACAACAAATATGTAGCAGAAGTCAATGGCAGACTTATCATAAAAATAGGCCCGGATACCACATACAGCCCTCCGACCAACTGGGCTATCTGGACAAAATAA
- a CDS encoding glucodextranase DOMON-like domain-containing protein, with translation MRRVYFVFAVLFAFISCGLLFAGGGAEEDVLYLNIVWHQHQPLYYMEQDVYSRPWVRVHATKDYYDMAAVLEDYPDVHVTFNITPVLIKQLEDFVAGKKDTYWVLGEKNAASLTDSDKRFILERFFDANHDNLIRPFPRYWELLNKRDSLGLDKAIKSFSEQDFRDLQVWFQLAWCDPVFREKEPLASLVKKGKGFTEEDKKILFSEISHIIKMVLPEHRKLMEKGQIELITTPYAHPILPLIYSTKVMKQNDPSSPAPENFSYPNDAIAHLKKAREIYYRHFGKEPAGMWPAEGSVSKDIVPLVKKAGFSWMASGEQVLAKSLGLDGFTRDSNDTVEQSAMLYRPYYVLGPKGEKVAMVFRDNRLSDLIGFEYSGMSGKAAVDDLFARLKKIKSKLDKSGEKGPFLVSIILDGENAWEHYKNDGKDFFAELYSRLSASEWVKTVTPSEFLAMFPEQKTIENLWPGSWFTPDYSTWIGEEEENKAWDLLGFVRAHLAKYDMYKYREVEPDTLAKALDYMYLAEGSDWFWWYGDDQDSGVDEYFDNAYRELLKNVYRSLGDPVPAILDVPIIAERAAKESESLEKPVSVIIDGKISADEWKGAGRFVKSGGVQAAAYSELQEIRYGVSKTALVLGITSRNPWNTIFADSSLEIYFKLPNYASSSVFMLDGRTPVGFDSSHVLVIKGSALSWYRVDDKGKWIEEKAAVNIRTAGRGLEIELPYTSLPPVEMGQLIRIKSFLTGAKGVRDSLPQNANLMAVLPDTGQTETLLSVVDPAGDDYGPGYYSYPQDAVFEPGVFDITEFSVSQGTSDIVFTFKLAAPVNNPWNSPIGLSVQTFDIYLDVIPGQGARNLLEGRNVNTADDFAWDYAIWVEGWNQKVLIPVDPADPGSGFAESAELKPRVMVQSASGKVTVRVSKEILGGATSFKLAACVLGQEGFPSAGVRRVRNVAETASQWSFGGAKSDDYTRIIDLVADTAESQKKQLEERRVSYHEVVITK, from the coding sequence ATGAGACGTGTTTATTTTGTTTTTGCAGTCCTTTTTGCTTTTATAAGCTGCGGATTGCTTTTTGCAGGAGGCGGGGCGGAAGAAGATGTCCTGTATCTCAATATAGTATGGCACCAGCATCAGCCGCTTTACTATATGGAGCAGGATGTCTACTCTCGTCCTTGGGTAAGGGTGCATGCTACCAAGGACTATTACGATATGGCAGCTGTCTTGGAGGATTATCCGGATGTACATGTTACTTTTAATATAACTCCGGTTCTTATAAAGCAGCTAGAAGATTTTGTAGCAGGCAAAAAGGATACCTACTGGGTGCTTGGAGAAAAGAATGCGGCCAGTCTTACAGATAGTGACAAAAGATTTATTCTTGAGAGATTCTTTGATGCAAATCATGACAATCTCATCAGGCCGTTTCCCAGATATTGGGAATTGCTCAACAAGAGAGACTCTCTTGGACTTGATAAGGCGATAAAATCTTTTTCCGAGCAGGATTTTAGGGACTTACAGGTATGGTTTCAGCTTGCATGGTGTGATCCTGTGTTTAGAGAAAAGGAGCCGCTGGCTTCTCTTGTAAAAAAAGGTAAAGGGTTTACAGAAGAAGATAAGAAGATCCTCTTTTCTGAGATTAGCCATATCATAAAGATGGTTCTTCCTGAGCATAGAAAACTTATGGAAAAGGGACAGATAGAGCTTATAACAACTCCGTATGCTCATCCCATACTGCCTCTTATATATTCTACCAAGGTTATGAAGCAAAACGATCCCTCTTCTCCTGCTCCGGAGAATTTTTCTTATCCCAACGATGCCATAGCTCATCTTAAAAAGGCAAGAGAGATTTACTACAGGCATTTTGGCAAGGAGCCTGCGGGTATGTGGCCTGCAGAGGGATCTGTATCTAAGGATATTGTCCCTCTTGTTAAAAAGGCGGGATTCTCATGGATGGCTTCCGGCGAACAGGTGCTTGCAAAATCTCTTGGATTGGATGGTTTTACGAGAGATTCAAACGATACTGTAGAACAGTCTGCAATGTTGTACAGACCCTATTATGTACTTGGTCCCAAGGGCGAGAAGGTTGCAATGGTCTTCCGCGATAACAGGTTGTCAGATCTTATAGGTTTTGAATATTCCGGTATGAGCGGCAAGGCTGCTGTGGATGACCTTTTTGCAAGGCTTAAAAAGATAAAGAGCAAGCTTGATAAGAGTGGAGAAAAGGGGCCTTTTCTTGTTTCCATAATCCTTGACGGGGAGAATGCATGGGAGCACTATAAGAATGATGGAAAGGATTTCTTTGCAGAACTATACTCCAGGCTTTCTGCTTCTGAGTGGGTTAAAACAGTTACTCCTTCGGAGTTCCTTGCTATGTTTCCTGAGCAGAAAACTATAGAAAACCTCTGGCCTGGCTCATGGTTTACTCCTGATTACAGCACATGGATAGGAGAAGAAGAGGAAAATAAAGCCTGGGATCTTCTTGGTTTTGTAAGAGCTCATCTTGCCAAGTACGACATGTACAAGTACAGAGAGGTAGAGCCTGATACTCTTGCCAAGGCTCTTGATTATATGTACCTCGCAGAAGGCTCGGATTGGTTTTGGTGGTATGGAGATGACCAGGATTCTGGCGTGGATGAGTATTTTGATAATGCATACAGAGAATTATTAAAAAATGTTTACAGAAGTCTTGGCGATCCTGTTCCTGCAATCCTAGATGTGCCAATAATAGCTGAGCGTGCTGCAAAAGAGAGTGAAAGCTTGGAAAAGCCGGTGTCCGTCATAATAGACGGAAAAATAAGTGCTGATGAATGGAAAGGGGCCGGTCGCTTTGTAAAATCCGGAGGTGTCCAGGCAGCTGCATACAGCGAGCTCCAGGAGATACGATATGGAGTAAGCAAAACAGCTCTTGTTCTTGGAATTACCTCCAGAAATCCTTGGAACACCATTTTTGCCGATTCTTCTCTTGAAATATATTTCAAGCTGCCCAATTATGCCTCTTCTTCTGTTTTTATGCTTGACGGAAGAACCCCTGTTGGCTTTGATTCTTCCCATGTTCTGGTAATAAAGGGTTCTGCATTATCTTGGTACAGAGTGGATGATAAGGGTAAGTGGATAGAGGAAAAGGCGGCAGTTAATATCCGTACTGCTGGCAGGGGGCTTGAAATAGAGCTTCCTTATACTTCTTTGCCTCCTGTTGAGATGGGTCAGCTTATACGGATAAAATCTTTTCTTACTGGAGCAAAAGGAGTCCGGGATTCTCTCCCTCAGAACGCCAACCTTATGGCTGTTCTTCCTGATACTGGTCAGACAGAGACTCTGCTTTCTGTTGTAGATCCTGCAGGTGATGATTATGGTCCCGGCTATTATAGCTATCCGCAGGATGCTGTTTTTGAGCCCGGTGTTTTTGATATCACAGAATTCTCTGTGAGCCAGGGGACAAGCGATATAGTGTTTACTTTTAAGCTTGCAGCTCCTGTAAACAATCCGTGGAACTCTCCCATAGGCCTTTCTGTTCAGACTTTTGATATTTATCTGGATGTTATTCCAGGTCAAGGTGCAAGGAATCTTCTAGAGGGCAGAAACGTAAATACTGCTGATGATTTTGCCTGGGATTATGCCATATGGGTTGAAGGTTGGAATCAAAAAGTGCTCATACCTGTTGATCCAGCAGATCCCGGTTCCGGTTTTGCAGAGAGTGCTGAGCTTAAACCGCGGGTTATGGTTCAGTCAGCATCTGGCAAGGTCACAGTCAGGGTGTCAAAGGAGATTTTGGGAGGTGCTACGAGCTTTAAACTTGCTGCTTGTGTACTGGGACAGGAAGGCTTCCCATCTGCCGGCGTAAGGCGGGTAAGAAATGTGGCTGAGACTGCTTCCCAATGGTCCTTTGGCGGTGCCAAATCCGATGATTACACGCGTATAATAGACCTTGTTGCCGATACCGCGGAATCACAGAAGAAACAGCTGGAAGAGCGGCGTGTTTCTTACCACGAGGTTGTTATCACAAAATAA
- a CDS encoding pyridoxal phosphate-dependent aminotransferase, producing the protein MRVKFSDRFEYPFFPNRLFELASSAEGYVNLTISNPTTVGLPYEESLLDVFLERDNLVYRPDARGLERARRAVAEYYNRRNLSVSADDVLITAGTGDAYSYLFKMLCNAYDNVLVPQPGYPLFDHIAALELVELRKYELDYSHSRGWRIDFFDLEKKTDNRTRAIVLINPNNPTGSYVCRYEAESLARFASERGIALIVDEVFFDFCIGFVADRASFVASTDCLSFTLSGFSKILGLPQVKFSWIVTSGPSDCISEAKERLELISDTYLSASVPVQNAAPALFTAGHPIFGAIKERINENYVFLDKLFADSAVRLLRTYGGWSCVLELPRIMSEEEWTERLLLEAGVLVYPGYFFDFIREAYIVISLLPEHPVLREGIGRFVDFCKKHGIM; encoded by the coding sequence ATGAGAGTCAAGTTTTCTGACAGGTTTGAGTATCCTTTTTTTCCCAACAGGCTTTTTGAGCTTGCTTCTTCTGCAGAGGGTTATGTAAATCTTACTATTTCCAATCCTACGACCGTAGGGCTTCCGTATGAAGAGTCTTTGCTTGATGTGTTTCTGGAGCGTGATAATCTTGTCTACAGGCCTGATGCGAGGGGGCTTGAGAGGGCAAGGCGCGCAGTTGCGGAGTATTATAATAGAAGAAACTTGAGCGTTTCTGCGGATGATGTCCTTATAACAGCAGGAACAGGTGATGCGTATTCTTATCTTTTTAAGATGCTTTGTAATGCGTATGATAATGTACTTGTTCCCCAGCCTGGATATCCTCTCTTTGACCATATTGCTGCGCTTGAACTTGTAGAACTCAGAAAGTATGAGCTTGATTATTCCCACTCACGAGGCTGGAGAATTGATTTTTTTGATCTGGAGAAGAAGACAGACAATCGAACGCGTGCCATTGTGCTTATCAATCCCAATAATCCTACTGGTTCCTATGTGTGTCGGTATGAAGCGGAATCGCTTGCGCGTTTTGCATCGGAGAGGGGGATTGCTCTTATTGTCGACGAGGTTTTTTTTGATTTTTGCATAGGCTTTGTTGCGGATAGGGCGTCTTTTGTAGCCAGCACAGACTGCCTTTCTTTTACTCTTTCTGGTTTTTCCAAGATTTTGGGGCTGCCGCAAGTAAAATTTTCTTGGATTGTCACTTCCGGCCCATCCGATTGTATTTCGGAGGCAAAAGAGCGTCTTGAGCTTATAAGTGACACATATCTTTCTGCTTCTGTGCCTGTGCAGAACGCAGCTCCAGCGCTTTTTACGGCAGGTCATCCTATCTTTGGGGCTATAAAAGAACGGATAAATGAGAACTATGTTTTTTTGGATAAGCTTTTTGCGGACTCGGCTGTGCGGCTTTTGCGGACTTACGGTGGTTGGTCTTGTGTGCTTGAGCTTCCCCGTATCATGAGTGAGGAGGAGTGGACTGAGCGTCTTCTACTTGAGGCAGGGGTTTTGGTTTATCCGGGCTATTTTTTTGATTTTATAAGAGAAGCTTATATCGTAATAAGCCTTTTGCCAGAACATCCTGTCCTAAGAGAAGGGATAGGCAGGTTTGTGGACTTTTGCAAGAAACATGGGATTATGTAG
- a CDS encoding AraC family transcriptional regulator, which yields MYTVSDRDHFPDHEENIRITTNFLPSPYMPDHGIDLTYREHRHNFYELVFVLEGEGVHHIQKNIHKIKHGDLFIIQPMVPHYFEARGLKLVNIMFREEALEPYHDQLKRIPGFTAFFTIEPGERIEKKTEPRLNVAGTQLEEVENIIRKCIREENTRPPGYKIEKNSLLIQLLVFIARQYQHLPSTDAEIAVRIGKLIGLLETEYTRDWSLEELCNIANMSKTTLRRHFIRAVGMSPLRFLTKTRVGQACKLLVKTDNSMTEIAEKTGFKDSNYFARQFKNITGMSPREYRKRQGFTLTLTK from the coding sequence ATGTATACAGTAAGTGATAGAGACCATTTCCCTGACCATGAAGAAAACATAAGGATAACCACCAATTTCCTTCCATCCCCTTACATGCCAGATCACGGTATAGACCTTACATACAGAGAACACAGACACAACTTTTACGAACTGGTATTTGTACTAGAAGGGGAAGGCGTACATCACATACAGAAGAACATACACAAGATAAAACATGGCGACCTCTTTATAATACAACCCATGGTCCCACATTATTTCGAAGCACGCGGACTTAAGCTAGTAAACATCATGTTTAGAGAAGAAGCCCTTGAACCCTATCATGATCAACTCAAGAGAATACCCGGTTTTACCGCCTTTTTTACAATAGAACCCGGAGAACGAATAGAAAAAAAAACAGAACCTAGACTCAACGTAGCAGGAACACAACTGGAAGAAGTGGAAAACATCATAAGAAAATGCATAAGAGAAGAAAACACACGCCCCCCGGGCTACAAAATAGAAAAGAACAGCCTGCTCATCCAACTCCTAGTTTTCATAGCACGGCAATACCAGCATCTGCCCAGTACAGACGCAGAAATAGCAGTCAGGATAGGAAAACTAATAGGACTTCTAGAAACAGAATACACCCGCGACTGGAGCTTGGAAGAACTCTGCAACATAGCCAACATGTCAAAAACAACACTAAGGCGACACTTTATCCGTGCAGTGGGCATGAGCCCTCTGCGATTTCTCACAAAAACTCGAGTCGGTCAAGCCTGTAAACTCCTTGTAAAAACAGACAACAGCATGACAGAAATAGCAGAAAAAACAGGCTTTAAAGACAGCAACTATTTTGCAAGACAATTTAAGAACATAACCGGTATGAGCCCCAGAGAATACAGGAAAAGACAAGGCTTTACCCTTACCCTCACAAAATAA